A stretch of Eleutherodactylus coqui strain aEleCoq1 chromosome 2, aEleCoq1.hap1, whole genome shotgun sequence DNA encodes these proteins:
- the LOC136609989 gene encoding kinesin-like protein KIF3A gives MVFWADLCVVTGTGCQQVALACSFSLHPKVAVCPELGIETQRDKDMIENSVHWNEDIGEWQLKCVAYTGNNMRKQTAVPDKKEKDPFEVDLSHVYLAYTEESLRQSLMKLERPRTSKGKTRPKTGRRKRSAKPEAVIDSLLQ, from the exons atggtgttctgggccgacctctgtgtagtgaccggcacag gctgccagcaggtggcgcttgCTTGCAGCTTTTCCCTTCACCCGAAAGTCGCCGTGTGTCCTGAGCTTGGCATTGAGACGCAGAGAGACAAG GACATGATTGAAAACTCCGTCCACTGGAATGAAGATATTGGAGAGTGGCAGCTG AAATGCGTTGCATACACTGGAAACAATATGAGGAAGCAGACTGCGGTACCGGACAAGAAAGAAAAAGAC CCTTTTGAAGTGGATTTGTCCCATGTATATTTGGCTTACACCGAGGAGAGCCTTCGTCAGTCCTTAATGAAGCTAGAAAGGCCTAGAACATCAAAAGGAAAAACAAGACCCAAAACAGGTCGGAG GAAGCGTTCAGCAAAGCCAGAAGCAGTGATTGACTCATTGCTACAGTAG